Below is a genomic region from Xylophilus sp. GW821-FHT01B05.
CTTGCGCGAAGGCGCCGCCTGCGCCGTGGCGTCCATGGCCACGGCCTTTGGTGCCAGCAGCGCGCCGGGGCGCACATGCTGCAGGCCGTTGACGACCACGCGCTCGCCGGCCTTCAGGCCGCTGGTGACCACGCGCAGGCCCTCGGCCGGGGCGCCCAGCGTGACTTCGCGGTATTCGGCCTTGTCGTCGGCATTGACCACCATCACAAACTTCTTGTTCTGGTCGGTGCCGACCGCGCGCTCGCTCACCAGCAGCAGTTGCGCGCTGTGCACCTGGCCCATGCGCACGCGGGCGAACTGGCCGGGGATCAGGGCACCGTCGGCGTTGTCGAAGGCGGCGCGCACGCGCACCGTGCCGCTGCGGGCATCGACCTGGTTGTCGATCAGCTGCAGCCGGCCGGTATAGGGCGTGTCGTCCATGCCGACCGTGCCCATGCGCACGGGGATGCGGTCGATCTGCGTACGGGCGCCGGCGCCGCCGGGCAGGTCTTTCAGCGCGCGGCTGACCACTTGCTCGTCGGCGTCAAAGCTGGCGTAGATCGGGCTCACCGACACCAGCGTGGCCAGCACCGGCGCGCTGGGGCCGGCGGCCACCAGGTTGCCTTCAGTGACCTCGCGCCGGCCAATGCGCCCGGCCACCGGTGCCCGCACCTGGGTGTAGGACAGGTTCAGGCGCGCCACCTGCAGCGAGGCCTGCGCGGCGCGCAGGTCGGCCTGGGCCTCCAGCGCGCCGTTCTGGCGCTCGTCGAACTCGCGCTGGGCAATCGCGCGGTCGTCCCACAGGCGCTGCGAACGTGCCTGCTCGCTGCGTGCCTGGGCCACGCGGGCCTCGGCGGCGGCGACCTGGGCAGCGGCGCGCTCCACCTCGGCGGCGAAGGGCGCGGGGTCGATGGTGAGCAGCAGGTCGCCCTTCTTCACCAGCGCGCCTTCACGAAAGTGCAGCGACTGGATGGCACCTGCTACACGCGAGCGGACCTCCACACGCTGCACCGCCTCCAG
It encodes:
- a CDS encoding efflux RND transporter periplasmic adaptor subunit, giving the protein MNASTPSVLRRGLWPAVTGLTALAAVVSALFGMPGSGTEGQAVAAEAPAAVPVTVATVAERPVALWDEFSGRLEAVQRVEVRSRVAGAIQSLHFREGALVKKGDLLLTIDPAPFAAEVERAAAQVAAAEARVAQARSEQARSQRLWDDRAIAQREFDERQNGALEAQADLRAAQASLQVARLNLSYTQVRAPVAGRIGRREVTEGNLVAAGPSAPVLATLVSVSPIYASFDADEQVVSRALKDLPGGAGARTQIDRIPVRMGTVGMDDTPYTGRLQLIDNQVDARSGTVRVRAAFDNADGALIPGQFARVRMGQVHSAQLLLVSERAVGTDQNKKFVMVVNADDKAEYREVTLGAPAEGLRVVTSGLKAGERVVVNGLQHVRPGALLAPKAVAMDATAQAAPSRKTAAQS